From Anaerohalosphaera lusitana, one genomic window encodes:
- a CDS encoding AGE family epimerase/isomerase has product MEIIKQFKKYREIFEKELTGNILKFWNSHIVDDTNGGFFGALDREGRPDLTAPKGCVLNTRLLWTYSACARLLNDEQCHKLAKRAYETILCHFEDLIHGGFYMELDAANRPLNTVKHTYAQAFALYSLCEYYRLTGSSEVLKKVQSFFYFLENKTKDPNGPGYLESFTRNWECIEENRMADGNEPKSMNTHLHVLEAYAAVVRVWNDPVPRERLRELLTIFSDYIIRPDGHFGIFFEKDLSESSKSNGIISFGHDIEGSWLLWEAVEILQDESLLDKWRSIVTKMARATERVGLDVEGGMFLESYRYGSHVRTNMHWWIQAEALVGFMNAYQLTGDEHYWENVKLSWSFIDKYVIDHEYGEWFTKVNRLGKPFLEEPVDDPSPYYRNDRKADLWKCPYHNSRACLEMVSRIDATLESVEETVKNISV; this is encoded by the coding sequence ATGGAAATTATTAAACAGTTTAAAAAGTACCGTGAAATATTTGAAAAGGAACTAACGGGAAATATCTTAAAATTCTGGAACAGTCATATTGTAGATGATACCAATGGAGGCTTCTTTGGGGCTTTGGATAGAGAAGGCCGCCCGGATCTTACTGCACCAAAGGGATGTGTATTAAATACACGACTTCTATGGACTTATTCCGCGTGTGCCCGGTTGCTGAATGATGAACAATGTCACAAATTAGCAAAACGAGCTTATGAAACCATTCTTTGCCATTTTGAAGATTTAATCCATGGTGGTTTCTACATGGAACTTGATGCTGCGAACCGCCCATTGAATACGGTTAAGCACACCTATGCTCAAGCATTTGCCCTGTATTCTCTTTGTGAGTATTACCGGCTAACGGGTTCAAGTGAGGTTTTGAAAAAAGTTCAGTCGTTTTTTTATTTTCTTGAAAACAAAACAAAGGATCCGAATGGGCCAGGTTATCTCGAAAGTTTTACTCGTAATTGGGAATGCATTGAAGAAAACCGTATGGCTGATGGAAATGAACCGAAATCTATGAATACTCACCTGCACGTTCTGGAGGCTTATGCAGCGGTGGTTAGGGTCTGGAACGATCCGGTACCGAGAGAGCGACTTAGAGAGTTGCTTACGATCTTCAGTGATTATATAATCCGTCCAGATGGCCATTTTGGGATTTTCTTTGAGAAAGATTTGTCGGAAAGCTCAAAATCTAATGGGATCATATCATTTGGTCATGATATTGAGGGATCTTGGTTGCTATGGGAGGCAGTTGAGATTCTGCAAGACGAGTCATTATTAGATAAGTGGCGTTCGATTGTAACGAAAATGGCACGGGCGACTGAGCGTGTCGGTCTGGATGTCGAGGGCGGGATGTTTCTTGAGAGTTACCGATACGGCAGTCATGTCCGGACAAATATGCATTGGTGGATTCAGGCAGAAGCGCTGGTCGGGTTTATGAATGCTTATCAGTTAACAGGTGATGAGCATTACTGGGAGAATGTAAAGCTCTCGTGGTCATTTATTGATAAGTACGTAATTGATCATGAGTATGGCGAATGGTTTACAAAAGTAAATCGTTTAGGCAAGCCGTTTTTGGAAGAACCAGTTGATGATCCTTCACCCTATTACCGTAATGATCGCAAGGCGGATCTATGGAAATGCCCTTATCACAACAGCAGGGCATGTTTGGAGATGGTGAGCAGGATCGATGCGACTCTGGAAAGTGTTGAGGAAACAGTTAAAAATATTTCCGTATAA
- a CDS encoding discoidin domain-containing protein produces MNRMVLFFLIIGFAGVVHADEFNVAQAKWGASATASSIYGQGYAADNAVDGKWSARETDKWNSAAGDGPHWLCVDLGTERVVHKIVIRHEGVLAEGEKYNTAAFRLQKGESDQGPWVDLIEPVRGNKSNITTHVFDPVKTRFVRLFIQKAEQKGNTYGRVFEIEVYSSTKDITEYMLSMSFPERKFRRQNGDFLVKAECEVVRPASAQEFATVKLRSNGKDLGHLSVNTGAATDIYVPAKAAPCEVQLVGVYESGTEEVLASQKINPPVPTYFDNGGTIHVVSSSHQDIAWMDSPQFCREWRDENNMTPALEMMQKDEDYRFTVESMMYLMDELEDHPERRELVHKLTKNGQLEWGATYTQPYESSISGEQMIRGMYLGRKWFRKTFPDCDAVVAWNPDVPGRSMQMPQIMHKAGIKYLMFSRHEKGLYEWLSPDGTGVIAFSPGHYGDDHFKIFTADSKTAISRINQQLTEDGEYFDKRNIDPEYCLLNSVDFSEPTDFSQIMQMFNDQAADRFETNGDESIAAKMKYSGATEFFEKVTKNNPDLKVITGERPNVWLYIHGPAHHKALSAGRAAGRVLPAAEMFSTIECLLDGDFEDYPEQEFFDAWKAACFPDHGWGGNKGKITDALFKEKLEYARDKGQAILDRTTRKIASHVKTDETRGKPLVVFNSLSWKRSDIVKTKIDGLAEDIRIVDADGKSVPHQMLPCDEYGKSEIMFAAEDVPSLGYSTYYIAVGKEEFATDAVASEGTFENAFYKGQLSSGGIKNIYDKELGRDVLQSEKFLAGEVFTMQSVGNGAGEFTEVQQPTMEGFDKSSNHGSKWTLIEAESGPVQTVYESEQKFSHCTVRQRIIFYNPVKRIDFEVSLLGWDGTKSREFRMALPVDMKDGKVAYEVPMGVLEVGKDEIEGAAGGHGGGGYYTQVCKDVRPREVQNFITANDQNFGVTMSSSVAVCDWVDPTDDPGDYPILQPILLASRKSCHWLGPWYLQEGDHHYRFSVLSHEAGWENGYRFGIAANTPLHVVAAKPRPNANLPEEKSFFAVSAPNVQVSTIKKCDDDDSVVVRLYDIEGKDSNMTLNTFFEIAGAEHTNIIEEEGTPVPAAGKMFESRIGDHAIETFKFLPE; encoded by the coding sequence ATGAATCGTATGGTTTTGTTTTTTCTGATTATCGGTTTTGCAGGTGTCGTTCACGCTGATGAGTTTAATGTTGCTCAGGCGAAATGGGGAGCATCCGCAACCGCCAGCAGTATTTATGGACAGGGGTATGCTGCTGACAATGCGGTTGATGGAAAATGGTCAGCTCGAGAGACGGACAAATGGAACTCAGCCGCCGGGGACGGGCCTCACTGGCTGTGCGTCGATCTGGGCACAGAGCGGGTGGTGCACAAGATAGTGATAAGGCATGAAGGGGTACTCGCTGAAGGTGAAAAATATAATACGGCTGCATTCAGATTGCAGAAGGGGGAGTCGGATCAGGGGCCGTGGGTTGATCTGATCGAGCCTGTTCGGGGGAACAAGAGCAATATTACGACACATGTATTCGATCCTGTAAAGACACGTTTTGTTCGTCTGTTCATTCAAAAGGCAGAGCAGAAGGGCAACACATACGGCCGTGTTTTCGAGATTGAAGTCTATTCCTCCACCAAAGACATTACCGAATACATGCTCAGCATGAGTTTCCCCGAAAGGAAATTTCGCAGGCAGAATGGTGATTTTCTGGTAAAAGCTGAATGTGAAGTCGTCCGACCCGCATCAGCTCAAGAGTTTGCAACTGTTAAATTGCGTTCTAATGGCAAGGATCTGGGCCATCTGTCTGTAAATACGGGAGCGGCAACCGATATTTATGTTCCTGCAAAGGCAGCGCCTTGCGAAGTGCAGTTGGTCGGCGTCTATGAGTCCGGCACAGAAGAGGTGCTTGCAAGTCAGAAGATAAATCCGCCTGTACCAACTTACTTTGATAACGGCGGAACTATTCACGTTGTTTCTTCCAGCCATCAGGATATCGCCTGGATGGATAGCCCGCAATTCTGCCGCGAGTGGCGGGATGAAAATAACATGACTCCTGCTCTTGAAATGATGCAGAAAGATGAAGACTATCGTTTCACCGTCGAGTCCATGATGTACCTTATGGATGAATTGGAAGATCATCCTGAGAGAAGAGAACTGGTGCACAAGCTTACAAAGAACGGTCAGTTGGAATGGGGCGCGACTTATACCCAGCCGTACGAGTCAAGCATTTCCGGTGAGCAGATGATCAGGGGAATGTATCTCGGGCGAAAATGGTTCCGCAAGACTTTCCCGGATTGTGATGCTGTGGTTGCATGGAATCCTGATGTCCCAGGCAGGTCCATGCAAATGCCCCAGATTATGCATAAGGCCGGGATCAAGTATCTGATGTTCAGCAGGCATGAAAAAGGGTTGTACGAGTGGCTGAGTCCTGATGGGACAGGGGTAATTGCTTTCTCACCGGGTCATTACGGCGACGATCATTTTAAAATCTTCACCGCCGATTCTAAAACGGCAATCTCAAGAATAAACCAGCAACTTACAGAAGATGGGGAATACTTTGACAAAAGGAATATCGATCCTGAGTACTGTCTTCTGAACTCGGTTGATTTTTCCGAGCCGACTGATTTCAGCCAAATTATGCAGATGTTTAATGACCAGGCCGCAGATAGGTTTGAGACTAATGGCGACGAGTCAATTGCTGCTAAAATGAAATATTCAGGTGCGACCGAGTTCTTCGAAAAGGTTACAAAGAACAATCCGGATCTGAAAGTAATTACAGGTGAACGCCCCAATGTCTGGCTATACATTCATGGTCCCGCGCATCACAAGGCGCTTTCAGCCGGGCGGGCGGCGGGCAGGGTTCTGCCTGCAGCGGAGATGTTTTCCACGATCGAGTGTCTGCTCGATGGTGATTTCGAAGATTACCCCGAGCAGGAGTTCTTCGATGCATGGAAGGCTGCATGCTTCCCTGACCATGGATGGGGCGGCAACAAGGGTAAGATCACGGATGCACTGTTTAAGGAGAAGCTGGAATATGCTCGCGACAAAGGGCAGGCGATACTTGATCGGACTACAAGGAAAATAGCGTCCCATGTCAAGACTGATGAGACCAGGGGCAAGCCCCTTGTCGTATTCAACAGTTTGTCATGGAAACGCAGTGACATCGTCAAGACAAAGATAGACGGTCTGGCAGAGGATATTCGTATTGTTGATGCGGACGGCAAGAGTGTGCCGCATCAGATGCTGCCGTGCGATGAGTATGGAAAGAGTGAAATTATGTTTGCGGCAGAAGATGTCCCTTCGCTTGGCTACAGCACCTACTATATCGCTGTGGGAAAGGAAGAGTTTGCGACGGACGCAGTTGCATCTGAGGGCACGTTTGAAAACGCATTCTATAAGGGACAGCTAAGTTCGGGCGGTATTAAAAATATCTATGACAAGGAGCTGGGGCGGGACGTTCTCCAGTCCGAAAAGTTCCTGGCTGGCGAAGTGTTTACCATGCAGTCCGTTGGTAATGGTGCCGGTGAATTCACTGAAGTTCAGCAGCCCACGATGGAAGGTTTTGACAAGTCCAGCAATCATGGATCAAAATGGACGCTGATTGAGGCTGAGTCCGGCCCGGTTCAAACAGTTTATGAGTCAGAACAGAAGTTCAGTCACTGCACCGTCCGGCAAAGGATCATCTTTTATAATCCGGTTAAGCGGATTGATTTTGAGGTTTCGCTGCTTGGTTGGGATGGTACCAAATCGCGCGAATTCAGAATGGCTTTACCGGTCGATATGAAAGACGGTAAGGTCGCCTACGAAGTGCCGATGGGTGTTCTGGAAGTCGGTAAGGATGAGATCGAAGGAGCAGCAGGAGGCCATGGCGGCGGCGGGTATTATACCCAGGTGTGTAAAGATGTACGTCCCCGTGAGGTGCAGAATTTCATAACCGCCAACGATCAGAATTTCGGCGTGACTATGAGCTCTTCTGTTGCAGTTTGCGACTGGGTGGATCCCACAGATGATCCGGGAGATTATCCCATACTGCAGCCGATTCTTCTTGCGTCAAGAAAAAGCTGCCACTGGCTCGGTCCCTGGTACTTGCAAGAAGGAGATCATCATTACCGATTTTCCGTGCTGTCGCATGAGGCTGGCTGGGAAAACGGTTATCGTTTTGGCATTGCAGCAAACACACCTTTGCACGTAGTAGCTGCCAAACCGAGGCCGAATGCAAATCTGCCGGAAGAGAAAAGCTTCTTTGCGGTTTCTGCGCCTAATGTTCAAGTCAGTACGATCAAAAAATGTGACGATGACGATAGCGTGGTTGTCAGACTTTACGACATCGAAGGTAAAGACAGTAATATGACTTTGAACACTTTCTTTGAGATTGCAGGGGCCGAACATACCAACATCATTGAGGAAGAAGGAACGCCTGTTCCGGCAGCAGGGAAGATGTTCGAGAGCCGTATTGGAGATCATGCAATAGAAACATTCAAGTTTTTACCAGAATAG
- a CDS encoding substrate-binding domain-containing protein has product MVSNSSLDKIQLDKRPKKALPLYEQIRSQVNSRIEDKSLKPGDALPSIAHLSKQWDVTYRTIKSAYELLEQDGVVTFKAGKGVVADSDRMLDNQGKTLSVTFVSCHLDDPYYALASTGIRRFALEKGLELTTIDVGNSKRRFINAISSPGQDVDGMLILPFEVSGYESAVQKTIEAGRKVVFVDRDLPNVNASYVGVDHFSVAFQATSHLLAVHDRPVYYLAFVDKPSGAREWFKGWRSAMQSYNHFNSLDRYIIDLAIDESELAGTIDVGLEYSIFAARRLFQTQKEEKYSIFAGNDFIARGVYIAAEELGLEIGKDVFLVGSNDMPFAAKMEVPLSSVHPIPSVEHIGYQAAKVLYEQLTGTIGNSVRQLIPVELVARASSVGPASK; this is encoded by the coding sequence ATGGTGAGTAATTCAAGTCTGGATAAAATTCAATTAGATAAGCGGCCTAAGAAAGCACTTCCTCTTTATGAGCAAATACGCTCTCAGGTCAATTCCAGAATAGAGGACAAATCCCTCAAGCCAGGAGACGCACTCCCCTCGATAGCCCACCTGTCGAAGCAATGGGATGTTACGTATCGAACGATCAAATCTGCTTATGAGCTGCTTGAGCAAGATGGGGTAGTTACTTTTAAGGCAGGCAAGGGTGTTGTGGCTGATTCTGACAGGATGTTGGATAACCAAGGCAAGACTCTTTCAGTTACCTTTGTTTCATGCCATCTCGATGATCCCTATTATGCTCTGGCTTCTACGGGAATCCGTCGTTTTGCACTGGAAAAAGGCCTTGAACTTACGACGATAGATGTCGGCAACTCGAAGCGGCGGTTTATCAACGCAATCAGTTCCCCAGGGCAGGATGTAGATGGCATGCTAATTCTGCCTTTTGAGGTCTCGGGGTACGAAAGTGCTGTCCAAAAAACAATCGAGGCAGGGCGTAAGGTTGTGTTCGTAGATAGGGACCTGCCGAACGTCAATGCAAGTTATGTGGGCGTAGATCACTTTTCAGTCGCTTTTCAAGCGACAAGTCATTTGCTGGCAGTGCATGACCGGCCTGTTTACTATCTTGCTTTTGTGGATAAGCCCAGCGGTGCCAGAGAGTGGTTTAAGGGCTGGCGCAGCGCGATGCAATCATACAATCATTTTAACTCATTGGATAGATACATTATTGATCTTGCCATTGACGAGTCCGAGTTGGCCGGAACAATTGATGTTGGTTTAGAATACAGTATTTTTGCGGCACGGCGATTGTTTCAGACCCAAAAAGAAGAAAAGTACAGTATCTTTGCAGGGAATGATTTTATCGCTCGCGGCGTATATATCGCTGCCGAAGAGCTTGGGCTTGAAATAGGGAAAGACGTTTTTCTGGTGGGAAGCAACGATATGCCATTTGCTGCCAAAATGGAGGTGCCTTTAAGTAGTGTACATCCAATTCCTTCTGTGGAGCATATCGGATATCAAGCCGCAAAAGTTTTATATGAGCAGTTAACTGGAACCATCGGCAACTCGGTTCGACAACTCATTCCTGTTGAACTGGTGGCGCGTGCTAGCAGTGTCGGACCAGCTTCAAAATAA
- a CDS encoding substrate-binding domain-containing protein codes for MNRIANIQLDKNQNKSNPLYQQIRREVQKRIDTNEISAGDVFPSITFLAKEWNVAYRTIKSAFELLEQDGVVSLHKGKCIVANDGSGNGISSQTFAVSYITCHHDDPYYAIASSGIRRFMLEKGIEYAMMDVGNSRRSFLEAIENPGPDIDGLLVLPFELPGYGEAVQRAIDAGKKVVFLDRVLPGVEASSVECDHFSIAFDATTHLLELHGRPVYFLGFADKPSGARDWYKGWSRGMQAHNHFDLEPYFFDFLVGEQELASTLDVGLEYSIKAATRLFSTRKDDVYCIFSGNDFIARGIYIAAENFGLQIGKDVFVVGSNDMPFAAKMQVPLSSVGTVPSAEQLGYQAAKLLYEHLTGAKKNPVRQLLPVELKARQSSLGVGINKIANFSS; via the coding sequence ATGAACAGGATCGCCAACATCCAACTGGATAAAAATCAGAACAAGTCGAACCCACTTTATCAGCAAATCCGTCGCGAAGTGCAAAAAAGAATTGACACCAACGAGATTTCCGCAGGCGATGTTTTTCCATCGATTACATTTCTTGCCAAAGAGTGGAATGTTGCTTACAGAACGATCAAATCCGCTTTCGAGCTGCTGGAGCAGGACGGAGTTGTTTCCTTACATAAAGGCAAGTGCATAGTTGCAAATGACGGCAGCGGCAATGGTATCTCCAGTCAGACGTTTGCAGTATCTTACATAACATGCCATCATGACGACCCGTATTACGCGATCGCCTCTTCAGGCATAAGACGCTTCATGCTGGAAAAGGGCATCGAATACGCCATGATGGATGTGGGTAATTCACGAAGAAGTTTTCTAGAAGCTATTGAGAATCCAGGCCCTGACATCGATGGCCTTCTGGTACTTCCTTTTGAGTTGCCGGGTTACGGAGAAGCTGTCCAGCGAGCGATAGATGCCGGCAAAAAGGTGGTTTTTCTTGATCGCGTACTGCCGGGCGTTGAGGCCAGCTCGGTTGAGTGCGATCATTTTTCAATAGCTTTTGACGCGACTACTCATTTACTGGAGCTCCATGGCCGTCCTGTATATTTCCTTGGCTTTGCGGACAAGCCCAGCGGAGCGCGAGACTGGTATAAAGGGTGGTCAAGGGGCATGCAAGCACACAATCATTTCGATCTAGAGCCATATTTTTTTGATTTTCTGGTAGGTGAGCAGGAGCTGGCAAGCACTCTTGATGTTGGGCTCGAATACAGTATCAAAGCAGCGACCAGGCTATTTAGTACGCGTAAAGACGATGTGTATTGCATCTTTTCCGGCAATGATTTTATTGCACGAGGTATTTATATTGCCGCGGAAAATTTCGGATTGCAGATAGGCAAGGATGTTTTCGTTGTCGGCAGTAATGACATGCCTTTCGCGGCCAAGATGCAAGTTCCGCTCAGCAGCGTAGGTACGGTACCTTCGGCTGAACAACTGGGTTATCAGGCAGCCAAGCTGCTGTATGAACATTTAACAGGTGCGAAAAAAAATCCTGTCCGGCAATTGTTGCCGGTGGAACTCAAGGCCCGCCAGAGCAGTCTGGGGGTGGGCATCAACAAAATCGCAAATTTCAGTTCCTGA
- a CDS encoding uroporphyrinogen decarboxylase family protein codes for MNGKERIEKVLQGQWPDQRPVMIHNFMMASREAGISMAEYRSDPKKIAQVHIQAVEKYKLDGVFLDIDTCTTAGALGVPVVLPENETARTTGSHPDLTSLDAVADLPAPDIANDERVQIWVEACRLLKEYFGDEILVRGNCDQLPFSVASMLRGMTEWMMDLMNPESQEKVFQLLDYCTIACEQFVRLMADAGAHLLSHGDSPAGPDMISPDMYVKYAMPYEKKIIDLVHKLNKYYLLHICGDTSAILKDMVATGADALEIDYKTDVNLMHQVCGDCITISGNLNPAGALLSAGPDGVAQEVRDLLNIYNDSPRLIVCSGCVLSPETPAENIDAFVKTVRSS; via the coding sequence TTGAACGGTAAAGAAAGAATTGAGAAAGTTTTGCAGGGCCAATGGCCCGACCAACGGCCGGTGATGATTCACAACTTTATGATGGCAAGTCGGGAAGCGGGTATTAGTATGGCGGAATACCGTTCCGACCCTAAAAAAATCGCACAGGTACATATTCAGGCCGTTGAAAAATATAAACTGGACGGCGTTTTTCTTGACATTGACACCTGTACAACTGCGGGGGCTCTCGGTGTCCCTGTTGTTTTGCCTGAGAATGAGACTGCTCGCACAACAGGGTCACATCCTGATCTTACTTCTTTAGATGCTGTAGCTGATCTGCCTGCTCCTGATATAGCAAATGATGAGCGGGTTCAGATCTGGGTCGAAGCGTGCCGGTTGCTGAAGGAGTATTTCGGGGATGAGATTCTGGTTCGAGGTAACTGCGACCAGTTGCCGTTTTCCGTTGCTAGTATGCTTCGGGGCATGACCGAATGGATGATGGATCTGATGAACCCTGAAAGCCAGGAGAAGGTTTTTCAGTTATTAGATTATTGTACCATAGCCTGTGAGCAGTTTGTTCGTCTAATGGCCGACGCTGGCGCACACTTGCTGTCTCATGGCGATAGCCCGGCAGGCCCGGATATGATTTCACCTGACATGTATGTCAAATATGCTATGCCTTATGAAAAAAAGATTATCGATTTAGTTCATAAGCTCAATAAATATTACTTGCTGCATATTTGCGGAGACACGAGCGCTATTCTAAAAGATATGGTGGCAACGGGTGCGGATGCCCTTGAAATTGATTATAAAACTGATGTTAATCTAATGCACCAGGTTTGCGGAGATTGTATTACGATCAGCGGCAATCTGAATCCTGCGGGCGCTTTGTTGAGTGCGGGACCTGATGGTGTCGCCCAAGAAGTCCGCGACCTTTTAAATATTTATAACGATTCACCTCGCCTGATTGTATGTTCAGGCTGTGTATTGTCACCGGAAACGCCTGCCGAAAATATTGATGCTTTTGTAAAGACGGTTAGATCATCATAG